In Streptomyces sp. NBC_00306, a single genomic region encodes these proteins:
- a CDS encoding nuclear transport factor 2 family protein gives MPTEIRTRPAARTAEFGLLYAQVQQFYAHQLQLADAQDGERWAQTFTEDAVLVAPLPGRPVRGRSRLAARASGPAGRDTAGAGTRRWIGMLEVHPQPDGTLSTRCSALAYRAGRLHVCAMQDVLVRSGNTWRIRHRLLTRDDDHTCP, from the coding sequence ATGCCCACCGAGATCCGCACCCGACCCGCCGCGCGGACGGCGGAGTTCGGCCTGCTGTACGCGCAGGTCCAGCAGTTCTACGCGCACCAGTTGCAGCTCGCCGACGCCCAGGACGGCGAACGCTGGGCGCAGACGTTCACCGAGGACGCCGTCCTGGTGGCCCCGCTGCCCGGCCGGCCGGTACGCGGCCGATCCCGCCTCGCCGCCCGGGCTTCGGGTCCGGCGGGCCGGGACACGGCCGGTGCCGGCACCCGGCGCTGGATCGGCATGCTCGAGGTCCATCCGCAGCCCGACGGGACCCTGTCCACCCGCTGCAGCGCGCTCGCCTACAGGGCGGGCAGACTGCACGTGTGCGCAATGCAGGACGTCCTGGTCCGCTCCGGCAACACGTGGCGCATCCGGCACCGGCTCCTGACCCGCGACGACGACCACACCTGCCCCTGA
- a CDS encoding condensation domain-containing protein, whose product MSSSPFARGTRNEPTAVVVDFGPAPAPGLPALELYGAMDGARVQDALDGIALRDPAAAVWCPVLTAHGPEHHSLRFTAGAGAAPGDFPLGLLADLLTRPGTVGVRPARSVASTPLQRELLADADAHPGTGRQVGQLAWDWHGPLDPERFTSAWQSVVARESVLRTAFDDGPDPATLIHDHVDTEVQRLPCTPAAWPALLERDRRRGLDPRRPGPLRITVLDAQASPPAVGPSRLLLTYHDALLDAFSVRLLLREICRAYLADGRLPGGQRRPDMGDYLRWLTGQDTTPANDFFTRSLPGDDGPVGGQEFITYAPQPAAGASRFTGDAIEPAAEAEGSTGRPAVGLRTQSPSVGLNTQAAEADVPAGEVSAVGGEAWDACGCVRFGLTPSESRALAAWAGLWGVTESTVLQAVWALLLYRSGGEAGAAPVRFSTTVSGRGIGLEGVDRLPGALSGPQPLSVRVDPRATVPALLAELRDRALDMAGYEWVSAGQIHAWTGQPPAPGSLLAFETHPPLGATLESELAALGIRVEPVPPPAGHRGFPLALTAHHDTARRLVMTASYSRAPLAAEALARNTRLLLRELPHRAGESTTVAQVLQLLPAAGPPSGALPVGTGSSTHIPAAGPALTVLRRARHPGAGTVALLQAPGRPEVFHDRLAHAYPGPEELVLLATASGGPAAWAPALAARTRAGGPLVLGALSGQGTIACETARLATRHGARPRVVVLTGDTGDTVRLARSLHTATRDRT is encoded by the coding sequence ATGAGCAGCAGCCCCTTCGCACGCGGAACGCGGAACGAACCGACGGCCGTCGTCGTGGACTTCGGCCCGGCCCCCGCCCCCGGGCTGCCCGCCCTGGAGCTGTACGGCGCGATGGACGGCGCCCGTGTCCAGGACGCCCTGGACGGCATCGCGCTGCGCGATCCGGCCGCCGCGGTCTGGTGCCCGGTACTCACCGCCCACGGCCCGGAGCACCACAGCCTGCGTTTCACCGCCGGTGCGGGCGCCGCACCCGGTGACTTCCCGCTCGGTCTGCTGGCCGATCTGCTCACCCGCCCCGGCACGGTCGGCGTGCGGCCGGCCCGCAGTGTCGCCTCGACGCCGCTCCAGCGGGAACTGCTCGCCGACGCCGATGCCCACCCCGGCACCGGACGTCAGGTGGGGCAGCTCGCCTGGGACTGGCACGGGCCGCTGGATCCCGAACGGTTCACGTCCGCCTGGCAGTCCGTCGTGGCCCGCGAGAGCGTGCTGCGCACCGCCTTCGACGACGGCCCCGACCCCGCCACCCTGATCCACGACCATGTCGATACCGAGGTGCAGCGTCTGCCCTGCACCCCCGCCGCCTGGCCCGCACTCCTCGAACGCGACCGCCGCCGCGGCCTGGATCCGCGTCGTCCCGGACCACTGCGCATCACCGTCCTGGACGCGCAGGCGAGTCCGCCCGCCGTCGGACCCAGCCGGCTGCTCCTCACGTACCATGACGCCCTGCTCGACGCGTTCAGTGTGCGCCTGCTGCTGCGCGAGATCTGCCGGGCCTACCTCGCCGACGGCCGCCTGCCGGGCGGGCAGCGCCGCCCCGACATGGGGGACTACCTGCGCTGGCTCACCGGTCAGGACACCACTCCCGCGAACGACTTCTTCACCCGCAGCCTGCCCGGCGACGATGGTCCCGTGGGCGGGCAGGAGTTCATCACCTACGCCCCACAACCTGCGGCCGGTGCAAGCAGGTTCACCGGCGATGCCATCGAACCGGCGGCCGAGGCCGAGGGGTCCACCGGTCGGCCTGCCGTCGGGCTGAGGACGCAGTCACCCTCCGTCGGGCTGAACACGCAGGCGGCGGAAGCGGACGTGCCCGCCGGGGAGGTGAGCGCGGTCGGAGGGGAGGCGTGGGACGCCTGCGGCTGTGTTCGCTTCGGGCTCACCCCGAGTGAAAGCAGGGCGCTGGCTGCCTGGGCCGGCCTCTGGGGAGTCACCGAGAGCACGGTGCTTCAGGCCGTGTGGGCGCTGCTGCTGTACCGGTCGGGCGGAGAGGCGGGCGCGGCGCCGGTACGGTTCAGCACCACCGTCTCGGGCCGCGGCATCGGCCTGGAGGGGGTGGATCGCCTGCCCGGCGCGCTGAGCGGCCCGCAGCCGCTGTCGGTGCGGGTCGACCCGCGGGCCACCGTGCCCGCGCTGCTGGCCGAACTGCGCGACCGCGCACTGGACATGGCCGGGTACGAATGGGTGTCGGCGGGCCAGATCCACGCATGGACCGGGCAGCCGCCGGCGCCCGGGAGCCTCCTCGCGTTCGAGACCCACCCGCCGCTCGGGGCCACGCTGGAGAGCGAACTCGCCGCCCTGGGAATCCGGGTGGAGCCCGTACCGCCGCCGGCCGGCCACCGCGGTTTCCCGCTCGCGCTGACCGCACACCACGACACAGCACGGCGCCTGGTGATGACCGCCTCCTACAGCCGGGCACCACTCGCCGCCGAGGCCCTCGCCCGGAACACCCGCCTGCTGCTCCGCGAACTCCCGCACCGGGCGGGGGAGTCCACCACCGTCGCCCAGGTCCTCCAGCTGCTTCCCGCCGCCGGCCCTCCATCCGGCGCTCTGCCGGTGGGAACCGGCAGCAGTACGCACATCCCCGCCGCCGGGCCGGCGCTGACGGTGCTCCGGCGCGCCCGGCACCCCGGTGCGGGCACCGTTGCCCTGCTACAGGCGCCGGGCAGGCCGGAGGTGTTCCACGACCGGCTCGCGCACGCCTACCCCGGACCCGAGGAACTCGTCCTGCTGGCCACCGCGTCCGGCGGACCGGCCGCCTGGGCGCCCGCGCTCGCCGCACGGACCCGGGCCGGCGGCCCCCTCGTCCTGGGCGCCCTGTCCGGGCAGGGAACCATCGCCTGCGAGACCGCCCGGCTGGCCACCAGGCACGGGGCACGGCCCCGGGTCGTGGTCCTGACCGGCGACACCGGCGACACCGTCCGGCTCGCCCGCAGCCTCCACACCGCCACTCGCGACCGCACCTGA
- a CDS encoding AfsR/SARP family transcriptional regulator — MEIQVLGPLRVDVNGVSIVPTAGKPRQLLALFAFNPGRIVPVHTLMEELWRTELPQSALTTLQTYVLQLRRRLGTAMGPDAPGAAKEVLATRHGGYLLQIPPQAVDVHRYEHLVTGGQQAFEQGEDDRAASLLRAALDLWQGPALVDVRAGSVLAIEVMRLEESRLVTVERRIDADLRLGRHGELIAELRDLITRHPRHEGLHSQAMVALYRSGRQATALDVYRSLRARLIEELGVEPSPQLQRLHQAMLTVDPALDQVSSPRRTSTYGLYAA, encoded by the coding sequence GTGGAGATTCAGGTTCTGGGTCCGTTGCGCGTCGACGTCAACGGGGTCTCGATCGTTCCGACCGCGGGCAAGCCGCGCCAGCTGCTCGCCCTGTTCGCCTTCAATCCGGGCCGGATCGTGCCCGTGCACACGCTGATGGAAGAGCTCTGGAGAACGGAATTGCCCCAGAGTGCCCTGACCACCCTGCAGACCTATGTCCTGCAACTGCGCCGCCGGCTGGGCACCGCGATGGGGCCCGATGCCCCCGGGGCGGCCAAGGAGGTCCTGGCCACCAGGCACGGCGGCTATCTGCTGCAGATCCCGCCGCAGGCGGTCGACGTGCACCGCTACGAGCATCTGGTGACTGGTGGCCAACAAGCCTTCGAACAGGGTGAGGACGACCGTGCGGCGAGTCTCCTGCGCGCCGCGCTCGACCTGTGGCAGGGCCCGGCTCTGGTGGATGTGCGGGCCGGTTCGGTCCTCGCGATCGAGGTCATGCGGCTGGAGGAGAGCCGGCTGGTCACCGTCGAGCGGCGGATCGACGCCGACCTGCGCCTGGGCCGGCACGGTGAACTCATCGCCGAACTGCGTGACCTGATCACCCGTCACCCGCGGCACGAGGGACTGCACTCCCAGGCCATGGTGGCGCTGTACCGGTCGGGCCGACAGGCCACCGCGCTGGACGTGTACCGCAGCCTCCGCGCCCGCTTGATCGAGGAACTGGGCGTCGAGCCCTCTCCGCAGCTCCAGCGGCTGCACCAGGCGATGCTCACTGTCGACCCGGCACTCGACCAGGTCAGCTCACCGCGGCGCACCTCCACCTACGGCCTCTACGCCGCCTGA
- a CDS encoding SDR family NAD(P)-dependent oxidoreductase, with product MTATARTTALITGATGGIGLSVARDLGHRGHRVFICARTGEQVDQAVEDLRGEGIDAHGTGADVRSRQSVSELVAAAAAFGPLGILVNNAGRSGGGPTADLADELWYDVVDTNLNGVFLVTSEVLRNGGMTGTGHGRIINIASTAGKQGVLLGAPYSASKHGVVGFTKALGKELAPHGITVNAVCPGYVETPMAERVRQGYAAAWETTEEFVQQQFEARIPLGRYATPQEVAGLVGYLTTDSAASITAQALNVCGGLGAF from the coding sequence ATGACGGCAACGGCGCGGACCACCGCCCTGATCACCGGCGCGACGGGCGGCATCGGCCTGAGCGTCGCCCGCGACCTGGGCCACCGCGGCCACCGCGTCTTCATCTGCGCGCGCACCGGAGAGCAGGTCGACCAGGCGGTCGAGGACCTGCGCGGCGAAGGCATCGACGCCCACGGCACCGGCGCCGACGTCCGCTCGCGACAGTCGGTCTCCGAACTGGTGGCCGCCGCGGCCGCGTTCGGCCCGCTCGGGATCCTCGTCAACAACGCCGGCCGCAGCGGCGGCGGCCCGACGGCCGACCTCGCCGACGAACTCTGGTACGACGTCGTCGACACCAACCTCAACGGTGTCTTCCTGGTGACCAGTGAAGTCCTCAGGAACGGCGGCATGACGGGCACGGGGCACGGGCGGATCATCAACATCGCCTCCACCGCCGGCAAACAGGGCGTCCTGCTCGGCGCCCCGTACTCCGCCTCCAAACACGGCGTCGTCGGCTTCACCAAGGCCTTGGGCAAGGAGCTCGCCCCGCACGGCATCACCGTCAACGCGGTCTGCCCCGGCTACGTCGAGACCCCGATGGCCGAGCGGGTCCGCCAGGGCTACGCCGCGGCGTGGGAGACGACGGAGGAGTTCGTCCAGCAGCAGTTCGAGGCCCGTATCCCGCTCGGCCGTTACGCCACCCCGCAGGAAGTCGCGGGGCTGGTCGGCTATCTGACCACGGACAGCGCCGCGTCGATCACCGCCCAGGCGCTCAACGTCTGTGGCGGGCTCGGCGCCTTCTGA
- a CDS encoding SAM-dependent methyltransferase produces the protein MTTVPGRPVRRGHTAEHPPGAGDTFHRLLLGETMVSSGGYWEDGEDLVETLDEAQERKLDRLVELAGATGARRVLDLGCGWGTLLNRLTVVHGVEHAVGLTHSRIQQRFVTGFGNPRISARVEDWQDHVPGGPYDAAFGINTLEQVVPAGSARDERAAHYRAFFTSVGTALRPGARLVLDILTAQVPRAHGRRPVVDLAFLRRAGSPFPTGHIPRLHEVVRGAAGSFDVLEIVDEHASYARACRAWLQRLARCRDVAVVLGGEDAVARYERGLGILANALEDRILSNVRITAARR, from the coding sequence ATGACGACGGTGCCCGGCAGGCCGGTGCGCCGCGGCCACACCGCGGAGCACCCTCCCGGGGCCGGTGACACCTTCCACCGGTTGCTCCTGGGCGAGACGATGGTGAGCTCGGGCGGCTACTGGGAGGACGGCGAGGACCTGGTCGAGACGCTGGACGAGGCACAGGAACGCAAGCTCGACCGGCTCGTCGAACTCGCCGGCGCCACCGGAGCCCGCCGGGTTCTCGACCTCGGCTGCGGCTGGGGCACCCTGCTCAACAGGCTCACCGTCGTCCACGGTGTCGAACACGCCGTGGGCCTGACGCACAGCCGTATCCAGCAGCGGTTCGTCACCGGCTTCGGCAACCCTCGTATCTCGGCCCGCGTCGAGGACTGGCAGGACCACGTCCCGGGCGGCCCCTACGACGCGGCGTTCGGCATCAACACTCTCGAACAGGTGGTACCGGCAGGGTCGGCACGAGACGAACGCGCGGCCCACTACCGGGCGTTCTTCACTTCGGTGGGCACGGCGCTGCGGCCCGGGGCGCGGCTGGTCCTGGACATCCTCACCGCACAAGTGCCACGGGCGCACGGCCGCCGGCCGGTGGTGGATCTCGCGTTCCTGCGCCGTGCCGGATCCCCCTTTCCCACCGGCCACATCCCCCGCCTGCACGAGGTGGTGCGGGGCGCCGCCGGATCGTTCGACGTCCTCGAGATCGTGGACGAACACGCGTCGTACGCGCGGGCCTGCCGGGCCTGGCTCCAGCGTCTGGCCCGCTGCCGGGACGTGGCCGTGGTCCTGGGGGGCGAGGACGCGGTGGCCCGCTACGAACGGGGGCTGGGCATCCTCGCGAATGCGCTGGAGGACCGGATCCTCAGCAACGTCCGCATCACCGCGGCCCGCCGCTGA
- a CDS encoding thioesterase II family protein, which translates to MTTHIRQRSGLVLESPFIWRARRPGSRHRLFCFPHAGGGASAFADWVPALPADIEVVAVQLPGRQNRILEDPATEVGPLVRDVTEALGPLLTGSFSFFGHSCGALLAYEVAQLLQARGGPRPDRLFLSAQPSPAAAALRPKIHNLSEEEFRAEVMRLGGFDEEVAVDEDAMDALIPTVLADFALWEQHAMTVGPLLQSPITVMVGETDVRAPLETIEGWGDHTAAGFEQRIFPGGHFYLFDAGTDAEVFAFLADAVLDR; encoded by the coding sequence ATGACGACACACATACGCCAGCGCTCCGGCCTGGTTCTCGAGAGCCCGTTCATCTGGCGCGCGCGCCGCCCCGGCAGCCGGCACCGGCTGTTCTGCTTCCCGCACGCCGGCGGCGGCGCGAGCGCGTTCGCCGACTGGGTGCCCGCCCTGCCCGCCGACATCGAGGTGGTGGCCGTGCAGCTGCCCGGCCGTCAGAACCGCATTCTGGAGGACCCGGCCACCGAGGTCGGCCCGCTGGTCCGGGACGTGACGGAGGCTCTCGGCCCGCTCCTGACCGGCTCGTTCTCCTTCTTCGGCCACTCCTGCGGTGCCCTGCTGGCGTACGAGGTGGCCCAGCTCCTCCAGGCCCGGGGCGGCCCCCGCCCGGACCGCCTGTTCCTGTCCGCGCAGCCCTCACCCGCCGCGGCCGCGCTCCGCCCCAAGATCCACAACCTGTCGGAGGAGGAGTTCCGTGCCGAGGTCATGCGCCTCGGCGGCTTCGACGAGGAGGTGGCCGTGGACGAGGACGCCATGGACGCCCTCATCCCGACCGTGCTCGCCGACTTCGCCCTGTGGGAGCAGCACGCCATGACGGTGGGCCCGCTGCTGCAGAGCCCCATCACCGTGATGGTCGGCGAGACGGACGTCCGCGCTCCGCTGGAGACCATCGAAGGCTGGGGCGACCACACCGCCGCAGGGTTCGAGCAGCGCATCTTCCCCGGCGGGCACTTCTATCTCTTCGACGCCGGCACGGACGCGGAGGTCTTCGCGTTCCTCGCCGATGCGGTACTGGACCGGTAG
- the cimA gene encoding citramalate synthase: MEVPRLGKQADAASVDDAFHVFDTTLRDGAQREGINLTVADKVAIARHLDEFGVGFIEGGWPGANPRDTEFFARAQQEITFRHAQLVAFGATRRPGAQAATDLQVKALVESGAPVICLVAKSHDRHVELALRTTLDENLEMVRDTVTFLREQGRRVFVDCEHFFDGYRANPAYAKSVVRTAAQAGADVVVLCDTNGGMLPAQIQAVVSTVIADTGARLGIHAQDDTGCAVANTLAAVDAGATHVQCTANGYGERVGNANLFPVVAALELKYGKSVLPDGALTDMTRISHAIAEVVNLTPSTHQPYVGVSAFAHKAGLHASAIKVDPDLYQHIAPEQVGNTMRMLVSDMAGRASIELKGKELGIELGGDRALIGRVVQRVKERELAGYTYEAADASFELLLRAETEGRPRHYFHIESWRAIVEDRPDGTHANETTVKLWAKGERIVATADGNGPVNALDRALRRALEGPYPELAKMELVDYTIRILAGEHTTESRTRVLISTADSTSAWTTVGVADNIITASLQALQDAYGYGLLRAGIEPETGPAH, from the coding sequence ATGGAAGTACCCAGATTGGGGAAGCAGGCCGACGCCGCTTCCGTCGACGACGCCTTCCATGTCTTCGACACCACGCTGCGCGACGGCGCGCAGCGTGAGGGCATCAACCTCACCGTCGCGGACAAGGTGGCCATCGCCCGGCACCTGGACGAGTTCGGCGTGGGCTTCATCGAGGGCGGCTGGCCGGGTGCCAACCCGCGCGACACCGAGTTCTTCGCCCGCGCGCAGCAGGAGATCACCTTCCGGCACGCGCAGCTGGTCGCGTTCGGCGCCACGCGCCGCCCCGGCGCGCAAGCGGCAACCGACTTGCAGGTCAAAGCACTTGTCGAATCCGGCGCGCCGGTGATCTGTCTGGTGGCCAAATCGCACGACCGGCATGTGGAACTGGCCCTGCGCACCACCCTGGACGAGAACCTCGAGATGGTCCGCGACACCGTCACCTTCCTGCGCGAGCAGGGCCGGCGGGTGTTCGTGGACTGCGAACACTTCTTCGACGGCTACCGCGCCAACCCCGCCTACGCCAAGTCCGTCGTCCGCACCGCCGCGCAGGCCGGCGCCGATGTGGTGGTCCTGTGCGACACGAACGGCGGCATGCTGCCCGCCCAGATCCAGGCCGTCGTCTCCACCGTCATCGCCGACACCGGCGCCCGGCTCGGCATCCACGCCCAGGACGACACCGGATGCGCCGTGGCGAACACCCTCGCGGCCGTCGACGCCGGTGCCACCCACGTCCAGTGCACCGCCAACGGCTACGGCGAGCGGGTCGGCAACGCCAATCTCTTCCCCGTCGTCGCCGCGCTGGAACTGAAGTACGGCAAAAGCGTGCTGCCCGACGGCGCGCTGACGGACATGACGCGCATCTCGCACGCCATCGCCGAGGTCGTCAACCTCACCCCCTCCACCCATCAGCCCTACGTGGGAGTGTCTGCCTTCGCGCACAAGGCCGGTCTGCACGCCTCCGCGATCAAGGTCGATCCGGATCTCTACCAGCACATCGCCCCGGAGCAGGTCGGCAACACCATGCGGATGCTCGTCTCCGACATGGCCGGACGCGCGTCCATCGAGCTGAAGGGCAAAGAACTCGGCATCGAGCTCGGCGGTGACCGCGCACTGATTGGCCGGGTCGTGCAGCGGGTCAAGGAACGCGAACTCGCCGGCTACACCTACGAGGCCGCCGACGCCTCGTTCGAACTGCTGCTGCGCGCCGAAACCGAGGGCCGCCCCCGCCACTACTTCCACATCGAGTCCTGGCGGGCCATCGTCGAGGACCGCCCCGACGGCACCCACGCCAACGAGACGACCGTGAAACTGTGGGCCAAGGGCGAGCGGATCGTCGCCACCGCCGACGGCAACGGCCCCGTCAACGCCCTGGACCGGGCCCTGCGCCGGGCACTGGAAGGCCCGTACCCCGAACTCGCCAAGATGGAGCTCGTCGACTACACGATCCGCATCCTGGCCGGGGAGCACACCACCGAATCCCGGACCCGCGTCCTGATCTCCACTGCCGACAGCACCAGCGCCTGGACCACCGTCGGCGTCGCCGACAACATCATCACCGCCTCTCTGCAGGCACTTCAGGACGCGTACGGCTATGGCCTGTTGCGCGCCGGAATCGAACCCGAAACCGGACCCGCGCACTAG
- a CDS encoding AfsR/SARP family transcriptional regulator → MLIRLIGLVTIEHEGLAPLHVSGGQAQTVLARLVLERESGTVREHLADTLWPEGLPDTWASALRGVVSRVRAHLANPLQRPGETPLVSQSGRYLLRLPEGAAVDVEAAERAVAQAEAALADGGHATAQQLSAGAVAQLRGSFLPAQEGEWAGGVRERLEDLRLRALELASLSAAGLGEEHPALRYAEEAVRHAPLRESAHRCRMTAHAAAGNRADALRAYHRLREVLAEELGIDPAAETQAAYLELLRSGRPAVPRRRPAACRTGGTVLDPVLLGAFEALPRPSGSPPRRVG, encoded by the coding sequence TTGCTGATCAGACTCATAGGTCTCGTCACCATCGAGCACGAGGGTCTTGCCCCGCTGCACGTGTCCGGCGGCCAGGCGCAGACGGTACTGGCGCGGCTGGTTCTGGAACGGGAGTCGGGCACCGTGCGCGAGCATCTCGCCGACACCCTGTGGCCCGAGGGCCTGCCCGACACCTGGGCCTCGGCGCTGCGGGGCGTGGTCAGCCGGGTGCGGGCGCATCTGGCGAACCCGCTGCAGCGTCCGGGCGAAACGCCACTGGTGTCGCAGAGCGGCCGCTACCTGCTGCGGCTGCCTGAGGGTGCGGCCGTCGACGTGGAGGCCGCCGAACGGGCGGTCGCACAGGCGGAGGCGGCGCTGGCGGACGGCGGGCATGCGACGGCGCAGCAGCTCTCGGCGGGCGCCGTCGCCCAGTTGCGCGGCTCGTTCCTGCCCGCCCAGGAGGGCGAATGGGCGGGCGGAGTGCGCGAGCGACTGGAGGATCTGCGGCTGCGCGCACTGGAGTTGGCGAGCCTGTCGGCCGCAGGGCTGGGCGAGGAGCATCCCGCGCTGCGTTACGCCGAGGAGGCGGTGCGCCATGCGCCGCTGCGGGAGAGCGCCCACCGCTGCCGGATGACGGCACACGCCGCCGCCGGCAACCGGGCTGACGCCCTGCGCGCCTACCACCGGCTGCGAGAGGTCCTGGCCGAAGAACTGGGCATAGACCCGGCGGCCGAAACGCAGGCCGCCTACCTGGAGTTACTGCGCTCCGGCCGGCCCGCCGTGCCGCGGCGACGGCCCGCGGCCTGCCGGACAGGCGGCACGGTGCTGGACCCGGTCCTGCTGGGCGCGTTCGAGGCATTGCCCCGCCCGTCGGGCAGCCCGCCCCGGCGGGTGGGCTGA
- a CDS encoding aromatase/cyclase, whose protein sequence is MSGERVHRAGHSVEVASPAEAVYELIADAVQWPLLFPATVHVEPLDADGRSQRLRMWERADGRVACRLSHRVLDPHRRRITFRRLDPPAPADSMTGIWGVQERDGGGSLLTLLHEFTLPGDRPDDAARIARATGEATRTALARLKHLAEHAGTRSALQLTFADSLRVNGPPELVYDFLYRVGDWPRLVPHVERLEWVEQAPGVQVMSMDTRAAGGTVHTTESVRMCFPHAGRIVHKQTAPAALVAAHTGEWSVLPDERGVTVVAEQRMLLCEQAVRDLPGDGPAACIALARRRVREAVGRRSTATLQLAKQHAESAVRML, encoded by the coding sequence ATGTCAGGTGAGCGCGTGCACCGTGCAGGGCATTCGGTCGAGGTGGCGTCACCGGCCGAAGCCGTCTACGAGCTGATCGCCGACGCGGTGCAGTGGCCGCTGCTGTTCCCGGCCACCGTCCACGTCGAGCCGCTGGACGCCGACGGACGTTCCCAGCGGCTGCGCATGTGGGAACGGGCCGATGGCCGCGTCGCCTGCCGACTGTCCCACCGGGTGCTGGACCCCCACCGGCGCCGGATCACCTTCCGCCGCCTCGACCCGCCCGCCCCGGCCGACAGCATGACCGGGATCTGGGGCGTGCAGGAGCGCGACGGCGGCGGCAGCCTGCTGACCCTGCTGCACGAGTTCACCCTCCCCGGCGACCGGCCGGACGACGCCGCCCGCATCGCCCGCGCCACCGGTGAGGCCACCCGCACCGCGCTGGCCCGCCTGAAACACCTCGCCGAACACGCCGGCACCCGCAGTGCGCTGCAGCTGACCTTCGCGGACTCGTTGCGCGTCAACGGCCCCCCGGAGCTGGTGTACGACTTCCTGTACCGGGTCGGCGACTGGCCCCGTCTGGTGCCCCATGTGGAACGACTGGAGTGGGTGGAACAGGCGCCGGGCGTACAGGTGATGTCGATGGACACCCGCGCCGCGGGCGGGACGGTGCACACCACCGAGTCGGTACGGATGTGCTTCCCGCACGCCGGGCGGATCGTGCACAAACAGACCGCCCCGGCGGCCCTGGTCGCCGCCCACACGGGGGAGTGGTCGGTCCTGCCCGACGAGCGGGGGGTCACGGTCGTTGCCGAACAGCGGATGCTGCTGTGCGAACAGGCCGTACGCGACCTGCCGGGCGACGGCCCGGCAGCGTGTATCGCCCTCGCCCGCCGCCGGGTCCGCGAAGCAGTCGGCCGCCGGTCCACCGCCACCCTGCAACTCGCCAAACAGCACGCGGAGTCCGCAGTCCGCATGCTGTGA
- a CDS encoding DUF4097 family beta strand repeat-containing protein, with protein MPTFETPKPITATVHLESGTVRIIASQRTDTVVEVHPASAAEADVQAAQQTRVGCTGGKLLVKTPKGRVLNGAPGGVRVEIALPQGSRLNATAARGSVTSAGAMGECGVTVQDGDIRIEQAGAVQLRTHNGDITVVRTGDAEIATGTGELRIGAVVGTALIKNSDGLTQLDEITGEAQLKTGEGTVSIGIARAAVTATCATGDICIDEAHGRVDLRTRVGNIQVGIPEGTAAWLDADAQAGTIHRMLDTADGTGESGASVDVRVRTSSGDIVVHRAERAPLARPGL; from the coding sequence ATGCCTACCTTCGAGACCCCGAAGCCGATCACCGCCACCGTCCACCTGGAGTCCGGCACCGTCCGGATCATCGCCTCGCAGCGCACCGACACGGTGGTGGAGGTCCACCCGGCCTCTGCCGCCGAGGCCGATGTGCAGGCGGCGCAGCAGACCCGGGTGGGCTGCACGGGCGGCAAGCTGCTGGTCAAGACGCCCAAGGGGCGGGTGCTGAACGGCGCTCCGGGCGGGGTGCGGGTGGAGATCGCACTCCCGCAGGGCTCCCGGCTCAACGCGACCGCCGCGCGTGGCTCCGTCACCAGCGCGGGGGCGATGGGGGAGTGCGGTGTGACGGTCCAGGACGGCGACATCCGCATCGAGCAGGCCGGCGCGGTGCAACTGCGCACCCACAACGGCGACATCACTGTGGTCCGCACCGGGGACGCCGAGATCGCCACCGGCACCGGCGAACTGCGGATCGGTGCCGTCGTCGGCACCGCCCTGATCAAGAACTCCGACGGTCTCACCCAGCTGGACGAGATCACCGGCGAGGCGCAGCTGAAGACCGGCGAGGGCACCGTTTCCATCGGCATCGCCCGCGCCGCCGTCACCGCCACCTGCGCGACCGGGGACATCTGCATCGACGAGGCCCACGGCCGGGTCGACCTGCGCACCCGGGTCGGCAACATCCAGGTGGGCATCCCCGAGGGCACCGCCGCCTGGCTCGACGCCGACGCGCAGGCCGGCACGATCCACCGGATGCTGGACACCGCCGACGGGACGGGGGAGAGCGGCGCGAGCGTCGACGTCCGTGTCCGCACCAGCAGCGGCGACATCGTGGTCCACCGCGCCGAGCGCGCCCCCCTCGCCCGGCCCGGCCTCTGA